In a genomic window of Mycolicibacter heraklionensis:
- the arsB gene encoding ACR3 family arsenite efflux transporter — protein MVDDATAMHSAATTRLSTLNRLLPFWIGLAMAAGLILGRMIPGLGDDLSAVQIDRISLPIAVGLLIMMYPVLAKVRYDRLDTVTSDRRLLVSSLLLNWVVGPAVMFALAWLLLADLPEYRTGLIVVGLARCIAMVIIWNDLACGDREAAAVLVALNSIFQVVMFAVLGWFYLSVLPGWVGLPQTSIAVSPWQIAKSVAIFLGIPLAAGFLTRRWAERTKGRDWYESRLLPRIGPWALYGLLGTIVILFALQGDQITRHPVDVIRIAIPLLAYFAVMWGGGYLVGAALGLGYARTTTLAFTAAGNNFELAIAVAIATWGAASGQALAGVVGPLIEVPVLVGLVYASLALRSRFTAATRPSVLFVCVHNAGRSQMAAALLRHLAGDRIEVRSAGTEPADQLNPGAVAAMAEIGIDLTTSTPKVLTADAVESSDVVITMGCGDTCPYFPGVTYRDWKLDDPAGQPLDTVRAIRDDIANYVNTLIAELLPGVAPRQAVPPTSSPAPRLAR, from the coding sequence ATGGTCGACGACGCCACGGCAATGCACTCGGCCGCGACCACTCGGCTGTCCACCCTGAACCGATTGCTGCCGTTCTGGATCGGACTGGCCATGGCCGCCGGCCTGATCTTGGGACGGATGATCCCGGGCCTGGGTGACGACCTCAGCGCGGTGCAGATCGACAGGATCTCACTGCCGATCGCGGTCGGGCTGCTGATCATGATGTATCCCGTGCTGGCCAAGGTCCGCTACGACCGGCTCGACACCGTCACCTCCGACCGGCGACTGCTGGTCAGCTCGCTACTGCTCAACTGGGTTGTCGGTCCAGCGGTGATGTTCGCCCTGGCATGGCTGCTGCTGGCCGATCTGCCCGAATACCGCACCGGGCTCATCGTGGTCGGGTTGGCCCGCTGTATCGCGATGGTCATCATCTGGAACGACCTGGCCTGCGGGGACCGCGAAGCCGCCGCCGTCCTCGTCGCGCTCAACTCGATCTTCCAAGTCGTGATGTTCGCCGTGCTGGGCTGGTTCTACCTTTCCGTGCTGCCCGGCTGGGTGGGACTGCCCCAGACAAGCATCGCGGTCTCTCCGTGGCAGATCGCCAAGTCCGTGGCCATCTTCCTCGGCATACCGCTGGCCGCCGGCTTCTTGACTCGCCGCTGGGCCGAACGCACCAAGGGCCGCGACTGGTATGAAAGCCGGCTGTTGCCGCGGATCGGACCCTGGGCGCTGTACGGCCTGCTCGGCACGATCGTCATCCTTTTCGCGTTACAAGGCGATCAGATCACCCGCCACCCCGTCGACGTGATCCGTATCGCGATCCCGCTGCTGGCCTATTTCGCGGTCATGTGGGGTGGCGGCTACCTCGTCGGGGCCGCTCTCGGCCTGGGCTATGCGCGCACCACCACCTTGGCGTTCACCGCCGCGGGCAACAATTTCGAACTCGCCATCGCGGTGGCGATCGCTACGTGGGGCGCCGCCAGTGGACAGGCACTCGCCGGGGTGGTCGGGCCCCTGATCGAGGTGCCCGTCCTGGTCGGTCTGGTCTACGCGTCGCTGGCCCTGCGGTCCCGCTTCACCGCAGCCACCAGACCCAGCGTGTTGTTCGTCTGCGTGCACAACGCCGGTCGGTCACAAATGGCCGCGGCACTGCTGCGCCATCTCGCCGGAGACCGCATCGAGGTTCGTTCCGCCGGTACTGAACCCGCCGACCAGCTCAACCCCGGCGCCGTTGCTGCCATGGCCGAAATCGGAATCGACCTCACCACCAGCACACCCAAGGTCCTCACCGCCGACGCCGTCGAGTCCAGCGACGTCGTCATCACCATGGGCTGCGGTGACACCTGTCCCTACTTCCCGGGCGTGACCTACCGCGACTGGAAACTCGATGATCCGGCCGGTCAGCCCCTCGACACTGTCCGCGCCATCCGCGACGACATCGCCAACTACGTCAACACGCTCATCGCCGAACTCTTGCCAGGTGTGGCACCGCGTCAGGCGGTGCCGCCGACGAGTTCGCCGGCACCCCGGCTGGCCCGATAG
- a CDS encoding ArsI/CadI family heavy metal resistance metalloenzyme: MSRVQLALNVDDLDAAIAFYSRLFGTEPAKVKPGYANFAIADPPLKLVLLESPGHGGTLNHLGIEVPSSEIVHEEITRLSESGLLTEEEMGTTCCYATQDKVWVSGPDRERWEVYTKIADTDSAAAPASCC; the protein is encoded by the coding sequence ATGTCCCGCGTACAACTCGCACTCAACGTCGACGACCTCGATGCCGCAATCGCGTTCTACTCCCGGCTGTTCGGTACCGAGCCGGCCAAGGTCAAACCCGGCTACGCCAATTTCGCGATCGCCGACCCGCCGCTGAAGCTGGTGCTGCTGGAAAGTCCGGGCCACGGCGGGACGCTGAACCACCTCGGCATCGAGGTGCCCTCGAGCGAGATCGTCCACGAGGAGATCACCCGCCTGAGCGAATCGGGCCTGTTGACCGAGGAGGAGATGGGCACCACCTGCTGCTACGCCACTCAGGACAAGGTCTGGGTCAGCGGCCCGGACCGAGAACGCTGGGAGGTCTACACCAAGATCGCCGATACCGACTCTGCCGCAGCCCCGGCCTCGTGCTGCTGA
- a CDS encoding Rv2640c family ArsR-like transcriptional regulator, with the protein MPKALPVIDTTAPVCCAPVAAGPMTDTDALQIALRLKALADPVRVKIVSYLFSSTAGEEKSGDLATVLGLSESTVSHHLTQLRKAGFVVSDRRGMNMFHRVRPDALQALCAALDPNCCI; encoded by the coding sequence ATGCCGAAAGCGTTGCCGGTGATCGACACGACCGCGCCGGTGTGTTGCGCCCCGGTTGCCGCAGGGCCCATGACTGACACCGATGCATTGCAGATCGCTTTGCGGCTCAAGGCGTTAGCGGATCCGGTTCGGGTCAAGATCGTGTCGTATCTGTTCAGCTCGACCGCCGGAGAGGAGAAGTCCGGCGACCTGGCCACGGTCCTGGGCTTGAGTGAATCCACGGTCAGCCACCACCTGACGCAGCTGCGTAAGGCCGGTTTTGTGGTGTCGGACCGGCGGGGGATGAACATGTTTCACCGGGTGCGGCCGGATGCCTTGCAGGCTTTGTGCGCGGCCCTGGACCCCAACTGCTGCATCTAG
- a CDS encoding glycosyltransferase family 39 protein gives MIGASRPSLWFDEAATISASTHRSLPELWRLLTHIDAVHGLYYLFMHGWFAVFPATEFWSRVPSSLAVGLGAAGVVVLARGFTGRQVSVCAGALYAILPRMTWAGVEARPYAFSAMAAVWLTVLWVTAARRNTVRLWTGYGVALVAATLLNTFTVLMVAVHAVALRAVGGEGSARRRWATAAGIALAALAPFLWFSQGQIRQVAWIRPLSPHTVIEIVEQQYFDNSVPFAILAWLVLAAAVVSVRTGTRRAPDDDARRLVVLCVAWILIPTVATLAYSVLVKPVYYPRYLISTAPAMAIALAIAVTTIVGSRRAVIGVVALLAIAAVPNYIANQRDRYTKEKGWDYSAVADVIVAHAQPGDCLLIDNTTRWLPGPIRALTAARPEAFAKLTDPGLGPHRQTLGQLWDGHLSVSALKDQFDRCPTIWAITDHDRSLPAHQAAAALPVGTRFARTPDGQMLHALRFYAVERWQFTFAQVIKASR, from the coding sequence GTGATCGGTGCGAGCCGGCCGTCTCTGTGGTTCGACGAGGCAGCCACCATTTCGGCGTCGACGCACCGCTCACTTCCGGAACTGTGGCGATTGCTCACCCACATCGACGCGGTGCACGGGCTGTATTACCTATTCATGCACGGCTGGTTTGCCGTCTTCCCCGCGACCGAATTCTGGTCGCGGGTGCCGAGCAGTCTGGCAGTCGGGCTAGGGGCCGCCGGTGTGGTGGTGCTGGCACGCGGGTTCACCGGCCGACAGGTATCGGTCTGCGCCGGTGCGCTTTACGCGATATTGCCGAGGATGACATGGGCCGGCGTCGAGGCACGCCCCTATGCGTTCTCGGCGATGGCCGCGGTCTGGCTCACCGTGCTGTGGGTGACCGCGGCCCGGCGCAACACCGTGCGACTGTGGACGGGCTACGGCGTGGCGCTCGTGGCGGCGACGCTGCTGAACACCTTCACCGTGCTGATGGTGGCGGTACACGCGGTGGCGCTGCGTGCGGTGGGGGGCGAGGGTTCGGCGAGGCGGAGATGGGCAACGGCGGCCGGTATCGCGTTGGCCGCGCTGGCCCCGTTCCTCTGGTTCAGCCAGGGGCAGATCCGGCAGGTCGCCTGGATCCGGCCGTTGAGCCCGCACACCGTCATCGAAATCGTCGAGCAGCAGTACTTCGACAACAGTGTGCCGTTCGCAATCCTGGCCTGGCTGGTGCTCGCCGCCGCCGTCGTGTCCGTTCGGACCGGCACCCGCCGGGCCCCTGACGACGACGCACGACGGCTGGTGGTGCTGTGCGTGGCCTGGATCCTCATTCCCACCGTGGCCACGCTGGCCTATTCGGTGCTGGTGAAACCCGTTTACTACCCGCGGTATTTGATCAGCACCGCTCCGGCGATGGCGATCGCGCTGGCGATCGCGGTCACCACAATCGTTGGTTCGCGCCGCGCCGTCATCGGCGTCGTCGCACTGCTGGCGATCGCGGCAGTGCCCAATTACATTGCCAATCAACGCGATCGCTACACCAAGGAGAAGGGCTGGGACTACAGCGCGGTGGCCGACGTGATCGTCGCGCACGCCCAGCCCGGCGACTGCCTGCTGATCGACAACACCACCAGGTGGCTACCCGGCCCGATCCGGGCGCTGACCGCGGCGCGCCCCGAGGCGTTCGCGAAGCTGACCGACCCCGGCCTCGGCCCGCACCGCCAAACTTTGGGGCAACTGTGGGACGGACACCTGTCGGTGTCGGCACTGAAGGACCAGTTCGACCGCTGCCCGACGATCTGGGCGATCACCGATCACGACCGCAGCCTGCCGGCCCATCAGGCGGCAGCGGCGCTGCCGGTGGGCACCCGGTTCGCCCGCACACCCGACGGTCAGATGCTGCACGCGCTGCGCTTCTACGCCGTGGAACGCTGGCAGTTCACCTTCGCCCAGGTGATCAAAGCCAGCCGGTAA
- a CDS encoding IS256 family transposase produces the protein MAHTQFPYVFCDATFCKVRVGAHVVSQALVVATGVSIDGTREVLGTAVGDSESFEFWREFLASLKSRGLSGVHLVISDAHAGLKAAVAQQFSGSSWQRCRVHFMRNLHTAVAAKHAPAVTAAVKTIFAHTDPEGVGDQWDRVADTLAESFPKVAAMMGEAKTDVLAFTAFPKAHWQKIWSNNPIERLNKEIKRRADVVEIFPNPAAFLRLATAVVIEAHDEWQVTRRYLSDVSMDELRTVIAKKHTAEALAKQHQIA, from the coding sequence CTGGCTCACACGCAGTTTCCGTACGTGTTCTGCGACGCCACGTTCTGCAAGGTGCGGGTCGGGGCGCATGTGGTCTCCCAGGCCCTGGTGGTGGCCACCGGGGTCTCGATCGACGGCACCCGCGAGGTGCTGGGCACCGCTGTCGGCGATAGCGAGTCCTTCGAGTTCTGGCGGGAGTTCCTCGCCTCGCTCAAATCGCGTGGTCTGTCCGGGGTGCACCTGGTGATTTCCGATGCCCATGCGGGCTTGAAAGCTGCGGTGGCCCAACAGTTCAGTGGGTCGTCGTGGCAGCGGTGCCGGGTGCATTTCATGCGTAACCTGCACACCGCCGTGGCCGCGAAGCATGCCCCCGCGGTGACCGCGGCGGTCAAGACGATCTTCGCCCACACCGACCCCGAGGGAGTCGGCGACCAGTGGGACCGCGTCGCCGACACCCTCGCCGAATCGTTTCCGAAGGTCGCGGCCATGATGGGCGAGGCCAAGACCGATGTGCTGGCGTTCACCGCGTTCCCGAAGGCCCACTGGCAGAAGATCTGGTCGAACAACCCCATAGAACGGTTGAACAAGGAGATCAAGCGCCGGGCCGATGTCGTGGAGATCTTCCCCAACCCCGCGGCGTTCCTGCGCCTGGCGACGGCGGTAGTCATCGAAGCCCACGACGAATGGCAGGTCACCCGCCGCTATCTCTCCGATGTCTCCATGGACGAACTACGCACCGTCATCGCCAAGAAACACACCGCCGAAGCGCTTGCCAAACAACACCAAATCGCTTAG
- a CDS encoding universal stress protein encodes MSGYKTVVVGTDGSDSSLRAVDRAAHLASAEGSKVVIATAYLPHADDPRAADALKDEGYKASGNAPIYAILKEAKERAIAAGAYEVEERAIVGAPVDALVELAESVKADLLVVGNVGLSTIAGRLLGSVPANVSRRSKIDVLIVHTTG; translated from the coding sequence ATGAGCGGCTACAAGACCGTGGTGGTCGGTACGGACGGCTCGGACTCGTCGCTGCGCGCCGTCGACCGTGCGGCTCACCTGGCATCGGCTGAGGGCTCCAAGGTCGTCATCGCCACTGCCTACCTGCCGCACGCCGACGACCCCCGCGCCGCCGACGCTCTCAAGGACGAGGGCTACAAGGCCTCGGGCAACGCCCCGATCTACGCCATCCTCAAGGAGGCCAAGGAGCGGGCTATCGCTGCCGGCGCCTACGAGGTGGAGGAGCGGGCCATCGTCGGTGCCCCGGTCGACGCGCTGGTGGAGCTGGCCGAGTCGGTCAAGGCCGACCTGCTGGTGGTCGGCAATGTCGGCCTGAGCACCATCGCCGGGCGGCTGCTCGGTTCGGTGCCGGCCAACGTGTCGCGGCGCTCCAAGATCGACGTGCTGATCGTTCACACCACCGGGTAA
- a CDS encoding MBL fold metallo-hydrolase, translated as MTSKIAVDDNYTGHVEPGTAARRTLPGATIIKASVGPMDNNAYLVTCTNTGKTLLIDAANDAENLVALVREYAPDVALIVTSHQHFDHWQALTALAEATGAPTAAHALDAEPLPVKPDRILADGDTVTVGDLGFDVIHLQGHTEGSVALALDGPATGGVTQLFTGDCLFPGGVGKTWQPGDFERLLGDVSRKVFDRFGDDTVVYPGHGDDTVLGVERPHLAEWRERGW; from the coding sequence ATGACCTCCAAGATCGCGGTTGACGACAACTACACCGGACACGTCGAACCCGGTACCGCGGCGAGGCGCACCCTGCCCGGGGCCACGATCATCAAGGCCTCGGTGGGGCCGATGGACAACAACGCCTACCTGGTGACCTGCACCAACACCGGCAAGACACTGCTGATCGACGCGGCCAACGACGCCGAGAACCTGGTGGCGCTGGTGCGCGAGTACGCCCCGGACGTGGCGCTGATCGTCACCAGCCACCAGCACTTCGACCACTGGCAGGCGCTGACCGCGCTGGCCGAGGCCACCGGGGCTCCGACGGCCGCGCACGCCCTGGACGCCGAACCGCTGCCGGTGAAACCGGACCGCATCCTGGCCGACGGCGACACCGTGACCGTGGGCGATCTGGGCTTCGACGTGATCCATCTGCAGGGCCACACCGAGGGGTCGGTGGCGCTGGCGCTGGACGGCCCGGCCACCGGCGGTGTGACCCAACTGTTTACTGGCGACTGCCTCTTTCCGGGCGGAGTCGGGAAGACTTGGCAGCCCGGGGATTTCGAGCGCCTGCTGGGTGATGTGAGCCGCAAGGTGTTCGACCGGTTCGGCGACGACACCGTCGTCTACCCCGGGCACGGAGACGACACCGTGTTGGGGGTCGAGCGCCCGCATCTTGCCGAATGGCGCGAACGGGGTTGGTGA
- the uvrA gene encoding excinuclease ABC subunit UvrA, whose protein sequence is MADRLIVKGAREHNLRSVDLDLPRDALIVFTGLSGSGKSSLAFDTIFAEGQRRYVESLSAYARQFLGQMDKPDVDFIEGLSPAVSIDQKSTNRNPRSTVGTITEVYDYLRLLYARAGTPHCPVCGERIARQTPQQIVDQVLAMDEGLRFQVLAPVVRTRKGEFADLFEKLNSQGYSRVRVDGVVHSLTDPPKLKKQEKHDIEVVVDRLTVKESAKQRLTDSVETALGLADGIVVLEFVDREDDHPHREQRFSEKLACPNGHALSVDDLEPRSFSFNSPYGACPECAGLGIRKEVDADLVVPDPDRTLAEGAVVPWSMGPTSEYFTRMMASLGEAMGFDVDTPWRKLPAKARKAILEGSDEQVHVRYRNRYGRTRSYYTDFEGVMAFLQRKMEQTESEQMKERYAGFMRDVPCPECAGTRLKPEILAVTLAAGDYGSKSIAQVSELSIADCSDFLNALTLGPREQAIAGQVLKEIQSRLSFLLDVGLEYLTLSRAAGTLSGGEAQRIRLATQIGSGLVGVLYVLDEPSIGLHQRDNRRLIETLVRLRDLGNTLIVVEHDLDTIAHADWIVDIGPAAGEHGGKIVHSGPYSELLANADSITGAYLSGAKSIAVPEIRRPVDAKRQLGVVGAREHNLSGVDVAFPLGVLTAVTGVSGSGKSTLVNDILATVLANKLNGARLVPGRHTRITGLDHLDKLVRVDQSPIGRTPRSNPATYTGVFDKIRTLFAATTEAKVRGYQPGRFSFNVKGGRCEACTGDGTIKIEMNFLPDVYVPCEVCHGARYNRETLEVHYKGKTIAEVLDMSIEEAAEFFAPITGIHRYLRTLVDVGLGYVRLGQPAPTLSGGEAQRVKLASELQKRSTGRTVYILDEPTTGLHFEDIAKLLGVINGLVDKGNTVIVIEHNLDVIKTADWIIDMGPEGGAGGGTVVATGTPEDVVAVPESYTGKFLAEILGAPAKPAKAAKRRRKASA, encoded by the coding sequence GTGGCTGACCGGCTGATCGTCAAGGGTGCGCGTGAACACAACCTGCGCAGTGTGGACCTGGATCTGCCGCGCGACGCGCTGATCGTGTTCACCGGGTTGTCCGGTTCGGGTAAATCCTCGCTGGCCTTCGACACCATCTTCGCCGAGGGCCAGCGCCGCTACGTCGAATCCCTGTCGGCCTACGCCCGCCAGTTCCTGGGCCAGATGGACAAGCCCGATGTCGACTTCATCGAGGGCCTGTCGCCGGCGGTGTCCATCGACCAGAAGTCCACCAACCGCAACCCGCGCTCGACGGTCGGCACCATCACCGAGGTCTATGACTACCTGCGGCTGCTCTACGCGCGGGCCGGGACCCCGCACTGCCCGGTCTGTGGCGAGCGGATCGCCCGCCAGACCCCGCAGCAGATCGTCGACCAGGTGCTGGCCATGGACGAGGGTCTGCGGTTCCAGGTGCTGGCGCCGGTGGTGCGCACCCGCAAGGGGGAGTTCGCCGACCTCTTCGAGAAGCTGAACTCCCAGGGCTACAGCCGGGTGCGGGTGGACGGCGTGGTGCATTCGCTGACCGATCCACCCAAGCTCAAGAAGCAGGAGAAGCACGACATCGAGGTGGTCGTGGACCGCCTCACAGTTAAGGAGTCGGCCAAGCAGCGGCTCACCGACTCGGTGGAGACCGCGCTGGGCCTCGCCGACGGCATCGTGGTGCTGGAGTTCGTCGACCGGGAAGACGACCACCCGCACCGCGAGCAGCGGTTCTCCGAGAAGCTGGCCTGCCCCAACGGCCACGCGCTGTCGGTCGACGACCTGGAGCCGCGGTCGTTCTCGTTCAACTCGCCCTACGGGGCCTGCCCGGAGTGCGCGGGCCTGGGCATCCGCAAGGAGGTCGACGCCGACCTGGTGGTGCCCGACCCGGACCGCACCCTGGCCGAGGGCGCGGTGGTGCCGTGGTCGATGGGCCCCACCAGTGAGTACTTCACCCGGATGATGGCCAGCCTCGGTGAGGCGATGGGCTTCGACGTCGACACCCCGTGGCGCAAACTGCCGGCCAAGGCCCGCAAGGCGATCCTGGAGGGCTCCGACGAGCAGGTGCACGTGCGCTACCGCAACCGCTATGGCCGCACCCGCTCCTACTACACCGATTTCGAAGGTGTGATGGCGTTCCTGCAGCGCAAGATGGAGCAGACCGAATCCGAGCAGATGAAGGAACGCTACGCCGGGTTCATGCGTGACGTGCCGTGCCCGGAATGCGCCGGCACCCGACTCAAGCCGGAGATCCTCGCAGTGACGCTCGCCGCGGGCGACTACGGCAGCAAATCCATTGCGCAGGTGAGTGAGCTGTCGATCGCGGACTGCTCGGACTTCCTCAACGCGCTGACCCTGGGTCCCCGCGAGCAGGCCATCGCCGGGCAGGTGCTCAAGGAGATCCAGTCCCGGCTGAGCTTCCTGCTCGACGTCGGCCTGGAGTACCTGACGCTGTCCCGCGCCGCCGGAACCCTGTCCGGTGGCGAGGCGCAACGCATTCGGCTGGCCACCCAGATCGGTTCGGGCCTGGTCGGGGTGCTCTACGTGCTCGACGAGCCGTCGATCGGGCTGCATCAGCGCGACAACCGGCGGCTGATCGAAACCCTGGTGCGGCTGCGCGATCTGGGCAACACCCTGATCGTCGTCGAGCATGACCTGGACACCATCGCGCACGCCGACTGGATCGTCGACATCGGCCCGGCGGCCGGCGAGCACGGCGGCAAGATCGTGCACAGCGGCCCCTACAGCGAGCTGCTGGCCAACGCCGACTCGATCACCGGCGCCTACCTGTCCGGCGCGAAAAGCATTGCGGTGCCAGAGATCCGCCGGCCGGTGGACGCCAAGCGCCAACTCGGAGTGGTCGGGGCGCGCGAGCACAACCTGTCCGGTGTGGACGTGGCGTTTCCGCTCGGCGTGCTCACCGCGGTCACCGGGGTCTCCGGCTCGGGCAAGTCGACCCTGGTCAACGACATCCTGGCGACGGTGCTGGCCAACAAGCTCAACGGCGCCCGGCTGGTGCCCGGCCGGCACACCCGGATCACCGGACTCGATCACCTGGACAAGCTGGTGCGGGTGGACCAGTCACCGATCGGGCGTACGCCGCGCTCCAACCCGGCCACCTACACCGGGGTGTTCGACAAGATCCGCACCCTGTTCGCCGCCACCACCGAGGCCAAGGTCCGCGGTTATCAGCCCGGCCGGTTCTCGTTCAACGTCAAGGGCGGCCGCTGCGAGGCGTGCACCGGTGACGGCACCATCAAGATCGAGATGAACTTCCTGCCCGACGTCTACGTGCCCTGCGAGGTCTGCCACGGCGCCCGCTACAACCGGGAGACCCTGGAGGTGCACTACAAGGGCAAGACCATCGCCGAGGTGCTCGACATGTCCATCGAGGAGGCGGCGGAGTTCTTCGCGCCGATCACCGGCATCCATCGCTACCTGCGCACCCTGGTCGACGTCGGGCTCGGATATGTGCGGCTGGGCCAGCCGGCGCCGACGCTGTCCGGGGGAGAGGCACAGCGGGTGAAGCTGGCCTCCGAGCTGCAGAAGCGTTCCACCGGGCGGACGGTCTACATCCTCGACGAGCCCACCACCGGCCTGCATTTCGAGGACATCGCCAAACTGCTGGGCGTCATCAACGGCCTGGTCGACAAGGGCAACACCGTGATCGTCATCGAGCACAACCTGGACGTGATCAAGACCGCCGACTGGATCATCGACATGGGGCCCGAAGGCGGCGCGGGCGGTGGGACGGTGGTGGCCACCGGCACACCCGAGGACGTGGTGGCGGTTCCGGAGAGCTACACCGGCAAGTTCCTCGCCGAAATACTGGGCGCGCCGGCGAAGCCGGCCAAAGCCGCCAAGCGCCGCCGCAAGGCCAGCGCTTAA
- a CDS encoding type II toxin-antitoxin system VapC family toxin, with translation MIVVADTSGLVAAFNSADPEHLAARKALVDAALTVVSPLVLLEIEHVTTRNVGRQAALAINDWLLAQERTGRVTIATVTASTLRTARTVQNRYAALRLDLTDAISVAMAEQYETDAVLTLDRRDFRAITPLNNVPAFRLLPDDG, from the coding sequence ATGATCGTCGTCGCTGACACATCCGGATTGGTGGCCGCGTTCAACTCCGCCGACCCGGAGCATCTGGCCGCGCGGAAGGCGCTGGTCGACGCGGCACTCACCGTCGTCTCCCCGCTCGTCCTGCTGGAGATCGAACACGTCACCACCCGAAATGTCGGCAGGCAGGCGGCCCTGGCAATCAACGATTGGCTACTCGCGCAGGAGCGTACCGGCCGCGTCACCATCGCCACCGTTACGGCCTCCACATTGCGGACCGCTCGTACCGTGCAAAACCGTTACGCGGCACTGCGACTCGACCTCACCGATGCGATCTCCGTCGCGATGGCCGAACAGTATGAAACGGACGCGGTGCTCACGCTCGACCGTCGCGACTTCCGTGCCATCACGCCCCTGAACAACGTTCCGGCATTCCGGTTGCTGCCCGATGACGGTTAA
- a CDS encoding ribbon-helix-helix protein, CopG family, whose amino-acid sequence MALKKTTVMVDEDDLAVIKEAAARNGRPESEYFREAFHLAALRARRWSEDWDIPVLSFGHPVTADEIHQVVAEASADSAG is encoded by the coding sequence ATGGCACTGAAAAAGACGACGGTGATGGTCGACGAGGACGACTTGGCGGTGATCAAAGAGGCTGCCGCGAGGAACGGACGACCCGAGTCCGAGTACTTTCGCGAAGCCTTCCACCTCGCCGCCCTAAGGGCCCGTCGCTGGTCTGAAGACTGGGACATTCCCGTGCTGAGCTTCGGGCATCCGGTGACAGCTGACGAGATCCATCAGGTGGTCGCGGAAGCTTCCGCAGACAGCGCGGGATGA
- a CDS encoding winged helix DNA-binding domain-containing protein: MRTFTVAERRNRLARRHFLAPDTAAESIATITATLVGLHATDPATPYLSLWARHSPFAVTDLDDAFYEKRSLVKHLAMRRTLWVFDPADLPAVQAAASDRVADTERRRLIADVAKAGVADDGEEWLARAAAAVLRHLDEHGPASSIALRAALPELAGTYDPAPGKSYGGQTHLAPRALTVLGAQGHIVRGPNDGGWTSSRPQWAIAASWLGDPAAPMTAEPAQTQLIRTWLRAFGPATADDIKWWFGTTKTVVRRALSEIGAVDVDLHGTPGYALADDLEPEPEPEPWGALLPGLDVTTMGWYHRDWYLGEHRGQLFDNNGNAGPTVWWNGRIVGGWYQNAAAEVQLQLLEDPGSAARSALEKRAQELTAWLDGVRVPPRFPSPLVKAAR; encoded by the coding sequence GTGCGGACCTTTACCGTCGCCGAGCGGCGAAACCGTTTGGCGCGCCGGCATTTTCTGGCACCCGATACCGCAGCTGAGTCGATAGCCACGATCACGGCAACACTGGTCGGGCTGCACGCCACCGATCCCGCTACCCCGTACCTGTCGCTGTGGGCGCGGCATTCCCCATTCGCCGTGACCGACCTGGACGACGCCTTTTATGAAAAGCGTTCACTGGTCAAGCATCTGGCGATGCGCCGCACACTGTGGGTTTTCGATCCCGCCGACCTGCCCGCCGTGCAGGCCGCGGCCAGCGACCGGGTGGCCGACACCGAACGGCGGCGGCTGATCGCCGATGTGGCCAAAGCGGGTGTGGCCGATGACGGCGAAGAATGGCTGGCCCGGGCCGCCGCCGCGGTGCTACGGCACCTCGATGAGCATGGCCCGGCGAGCAGCATCGCGCTGCGCGCGGCCCTGCCCGAACTGGCCGGTACCTACGATCCCGCGCCCGGTAAGTCCTACGGCGGCCAGACCCATCTGGCGCCGCGCGCACTGACCGTGCTGGGCGCGCAGGGCCACATCGTGCGGGGGCCCAACGACGGAGGCTGGACCTCGTCGCGACCACAGTGGGCGATCGCGGCGAGCTGGCTCGGTGATCCCGCTGCCCCGATGACCGCCGAGCCGGCGCAGACCCAGCTGATCCGCACCTGGCTGCGAGCGTTCGGCCCGGCCACCGCCGACGACATCAAGTGGTGGTTCGGCACCACCAAGACCGTGGTCCGCAGGGCGTTGAGCGAGATCGGCGCGGTGGACGTCGACCTGCACGGCACGCCGGGGTATGCGCTGGCCGACGACCTGGAGCCCGAGCCCGAGCCTGAGCCGTGGGGTGCGCTGCTGCCGGGGCTCGACGTCACCACGATGGGCTGGTATCACCGCGACTGGTACCTCGGCGAGCACCGCGGCCAGCTCTTCGACAACAACGGCAACGCCGGCCCCACGGTGTGGTGGAACGGGCGGATCGTCGGCGGCTGGTATCAGAATGCGGCTGCCGAGGTGCAACTGCAGCTGCTCGAGGACCCGGGCAGCGCGGCCCGCTCTGCGCTGGAGAAGCGGGCGCAGGAGCTCACCGCGTGGCTGGACGGGGTGCGGGTGCCGCCGCGGTTCCCGTCGCCGCTGGTGAAGGCGGCGCGGTGA